A window from Zingiber officinale cultivar Zhangliang chromosome 7A, Zo_v1.1, whole genome shotgun sequence encodes these proteins:
- the LOC122000822 gene encoding probable xyloglucan endotransglucosylase/hydrolase protein 23: MKSCYLFLAVACSLLVIASAGSFYQDCDITWGDGRAKILNNGQLLTLSLDKTSGSGFRTKNEYLFGKIDMQIKLVPGNSAGTVTTYYLSSEGPTHDEIDFEFLGNLSGDPYTLHTNVFTQGKGNREMQFKLWFDPTMDFHTYSILWNPRHVIFMVDDTPIRDFKNLESRGIAFPKNQPMRIYSSLWNADEWATRGGAVKTDWSNAPFVASYRNFNADACAPASGTSKCASNAASNNGGWWNQEVDSTAQERMKWVQQNYMIYNYCSDLKRFPQGLPPECSIA, from the exons ATGAAGAGCTGCTACCTGTTTCTGGCGGTTGCTTGTTCTCTCCTCGTCATTGCCTCTGCTGGCAGCTTCTACCAGGACTGTGACATTACATGGGGTGATGGACGAGCAAAGATCCTCAACAATGGCCAACTCCTTACTCTGTCACTCGACAAGACCTCCGGGTCTGGCTTTCGAACCAAGAATGAGTATCTCTTTGGCAAGATTGACATGCAGATCAAGCTTGTTCCTGGGAACTCTGCTGGCACCGTCACTACCTACTAT TTGTCTTCTGAAGGGCCAACGCATGATGAGATTGACTTTGAGTTCCTGGGCAACCTCAGTGGTGACCCTTACACTCTCCACACCAATGTGTTCACGCAGGGCAAAGGCAACAGGGAGATGCAGTTCAAGCTCTGGTTTGACCCCACCATGGACTTCCACACCTATTCCATCCTCTGGAATCCTAGACATGTCAT CTTCATGGTCGATGACACACCAATTAGAGACTTCAAGAACCTGGAATCTAGAGGCATTGCTTTTCCTAAGAATCAACCCATGAGGATCTACTCCAGCCTCTGGAACGCTGATGAGTGGGCGACTAGAGGCGGCGCCGTCAAGACTGATTGGTCGAATGCACCGTTCGTGGCATCATACCGAAACTTCAATGCCGACGCTTGTGCTCCAGCTAGTGGTACCTCCAAGTGTGCTTCTAATGCAGCTTCCAACAATGGCGGCTGGTGGAACCAAGAGGTGGATTCAACAGCCCAAGAGAGGATGAAATGGGTTCAACAGAATTATATGATCTACAACTACTGCAGTGACCTCAAGAGGTTCCCTCAGGGCCTGCCTCCAGAGTGTTCCATTGCCTGA
- the LOC122000819 gene encoding xyloglucan endotransglucosylase/hydrolase protein 22-like: protein MLMASALFSLYFVLLAISSTSTAMPGNFNREVDITWGNGRGKILNAGQLITLSLDKSSGSGFQSKNQYIYGRFDVQLKLIPGNSAGTVTTFYLSSQGQMHDEIDLEFLGNLSGDPYTLHTNVFTQGRGNREEQFKLWFDPTMDFHTYSILWNPKHIVFYVDGTPIREFKNMEAKGVAYPKRQAIRVYASLWAAEDWATRGGMVKADWSQAPFAAAFKGYEANGCVWPAAGGGATACSARGSSWMWQEFDATSLRRMRWVQRNYMIYNYCTDAKRFPQGMPPECSATP from the exons ATGCTCATGGCGTCCGCTCTCTTCTCTCTTTACTTTGTGTTGCTTGCCATTTCTTCTACAAGCACGGCAATGCCCGGAAATTTCAACCGGGAAGTTGACATCACCTGGGGTAACGGCCGCGGAAAAATCCTCAACGCCGGACAACTCATCACGCTCTCCCTCGACAAGAGCTCCGGATCCGGCTTCCAGTCTAAGAACCAATACATTTACGGCAGGTTCGACGTGCAGCTCAAACTCATTCCGGGAAATTCTGCAGGCACCGTCACCACCTTCTAT TTATCTTCTCAAGGGCAAATGCACGATGAGATCGATCTGGAGTTCCTGGGAAATCTCAGCGGCGACCCCTACACTCTCCACACCAACGTGTTCACGCAGGGGAGGGGAAACAGAGAGGAGCAGTTCAAACTCTGGTTCGATCCCACCATGGATTTCCACACCTACTCCATTTTGTGGAATCCCAAACACATTGT TTTCTACGTGGACGGGACGCCGATCAGAGAGTTCAAGAACATGGAGGCGAAGGGGGTGGCGTACCCGAAGAGGCAGGCGATACGGGTGTACGCGAGCCTGTGGGCGGCAGAGGACTGGGCGACGAGGGGCGGGATGGTGAAGGCGGATTGGTCACAGGCACCTTTCGCGGCGGCGTTCAAAGGCTACGAGGCCAATGGGTGCGTGTGGCCTGCCGCCGGCGGAGGCGCCACCGCTTGCTCCGCCCGCGGAAGTTCGTGGATGTGGCAGGAGTTCGACGCGACGAGCCTGAGGAGGATGAGGTGGGTGCAGAGGAACTACATGATCTACAATTACTGCACCGATGCCAAGAGGTTCCCCCAGGGAATGCCGCCGGAATGCTCTGCTACGCCTTGA
- the LOC122000821 gene encoding probable xyloglucan endotransglucosylase/hydrolase protein 23, which yields MKGLLFAILTCSFWIIAQAGNFYQDFDTTWGDGRAKILDNGQRLTLTLDKTSGSGFQSKNEYLFGKLDMQIKLVPGNSAGTVTAYYLSSQGPTHDEIDFEFLGNLSGDPYTLHTNVFTQGKGNREMQFKLWFDPTKDFHTYSILWNPRHVIFMVDGTPIRDFKNLESRGIAFPKNQPMKIYSSLWNADDWATRGGAIKTDWSNAPFLASYKNFNADACVPASNAPNCALNAATSKNGWLNQELDSTGQERMKWVQQNYMIYNYCTDLKRFPQSLPPECSVA from the exons ATGAAGGGCTTGCTGTTTGCTATCCTCACTTGTTCTTTTTGGATCATTGCCCAGGCTGGCAATTTTTACCAGGACTTCGACACCACTTGGGGTGATGGTCGAGCAAAGATCCTGGATAATGGCCAGCGTCTGACTTTGACACTCGACAAAACTTCAGGATCTGGCTTTCAGTCCAAGAATGAGTACCTCTTCGGTAAACTTGACATGCAGATCAAGCTAGTTCCTGGCAATTCTGCAGGCACTGTCACGGCCTACTAT TTATCTTCGCAAGGACCAACACATGATGAAATCGACTTCGAGTTCCTAGGAAATCTCAGTGGAGACCCATACACTCTTCATACCAATGTCTTCACGCAAGGGAAGGGCAACAGAGAGATGCAGTTCAAGCTGTGGTTTGATCCAACTAAGGACTTCCACACCTACTCCATCCTGTGGAACCCAAGACACGTCAT CTTCATGGTCGATGGCACGCCGATCAGAGACTTTAAAAACCTGGAATCCAGAGGTATTGCATTTCCTAAGAACCAGCCCATGAAGATCTACTCTAGCCTTTGGAATGCTGATGATTGGGCCACCAGAGGCGGCGCCATCAAGACCGATTGGTCCAACGCACCGTTCCTGGCATCATACAAAAACTTCAACGCCGACGCTTGCGTTCCAGCTTCTAATGCCCCTAACTGTGCTCTGAATGCAGCTACAAGCAAGAATGGATGGTTGAATCAAGAACTGGATTCTACTGGCCAAGAAAGGATGAAATGGGTGCAGCAGAACTACATGATCTACAACTACTGCACTGATCTCAAGAGGTTCCCTCAGAGTCTGCCTCCGGAGTGCTCTGTTGCCTGA
- the LOC122000820 gene encoding probable xyloglucan endotransglucosylase/hydrolase protein 23, translating to MKSCYLFLAVACSLLVIASAGSFYQDCDITWGDGRAKILDNGQLLTLSLDKTSGSGFRTKNEYLFGKIDMQIKLVPGNSAGTVTTYYLSSEGPTHDEIDFEFLGNLSGDPYTLHTNVFTQGKGNREMQFKLWFDPTMDFHTYSILWNPRHVIFMVDGTPIRDFKNLESRGIAFPKNQPMRIYSSLWNADDWATRHGAVKTDWSNAPFVASYRNFNADACVPASGTSKCASNAASNNGGWWNQEVDSTAQERMKWVQQNYMIYNYCSDLKRFPQGLPPECSIA from the exons ATGAAGAGCTGCTACCTGTTTCTGGCGGTTGCTTGTTCTCTCCTCGTCATTGCCTCTGCTGGCAGCTTCTACCAGGACTGTGACATTACATGGGGTGATGGACGAGCAAAGATCCTCGACAATGGCCAACTCCTTACTCTGTCACTCGACAAGACCTCCGGGTCTGGCTTTCGAACCAAGAATGAGTATCTCTTTGGCAAGATTGACATGCAGATCAAGCTTGTTCCTGGGAACTCTGCTGGCACCGTCACTACCTACTAT TTATCTTCTGAAGGGCCAACGCATGATGAGATTGACTTTGAGTTCCTGGGCAACCTCAGTGGTGACCCTTACACTCTCCACACCAATGTGTTCACGCAGGGCAAAGGCAACAGGGAGATGCAGTTCAAGCTCTGGTTTGACCCCACTATGGACTTCCACACCTATTCCATCCTCTGGAATCCTAGACATGTCAT CTTCATGGTCGATGGCACACCAATTAGAGACTTCAAGAACCTGGAATCTAGAGGCATTGCTTTTCCTAAGAATCAACCCATGAGGATCTACTCCAGCCTCTGGAACGCTGATGACTGGGCGACTAGACACGGCGCCGTCAAGACTGATTGGTCGAATGCACCGTTCGTGGCATCATACCGAAACTTCAATGCCGACGCTTGTGTTCCAGCTAGTGGTACCTCCAAGTGTGCTTCTAATGCAGCTTCCAACAATGGCGGCTGGTGGAACCAAGAGGTGGATTCAACAGCCCAAGAGAGGATGAAATGGGTTCAACAGAATTATATGATCTACAACTACTGCAGTGACCTCAAGAGGTTCCCTCAGGGCCTGCCTCCAGAGTGTTCCATTGCCTGA
- the LOC122000818 gene encoding ribosomal RNA processing protein 1 homolog: MDALLTGAIIAKRLASCNRVARERAVRAFSSWICRQPNDAVTDADLIKVWKGLFYCFWHADKLPVQAELAGRLAALVETLPPPLAFRYFEAFLVTIRREWGGIDFLRLDKFYLLIRKFLRHAFLLLRKKGWDPDLVSRMMGILLEKSLLAGDNYLANGVKYHLSEAFLDETNDLLPLLVDTLDLVLKPFILVLEKSADRILVNKIKINMFDRFLENGRKLLNLMKAGSQVELNTEEEKLGKITLSLALSKMFFDAASALETLQANRKILFNLHEGFLKLENDLEKSGVHISAEFLDNGCSQDVSGTVVIESIEQAEIKNEGIEGNPDDKQIKKRKKPRASSDADQRKKKKTDKMKSLDSVSESYVVEPSSEVDVVNAGIQNGDMMETHETIDFNESVISNLQRQFEKAAAEASILNGSDQMSASPTTPIAKIAVKKRRTKAISAGANENGSSPNSGSITGKSGKKVRFSMKSNLVWKPNSPLPPQSLRLPPSVTPKGSALKKGVPPGPIKETSSKVKKMKAKTSSVKKIRIAVKSPSAIKRLRKLQSRSV, encoded by the coding sequence ATGGACGCCCTCCTTACCGGCGCCATCATCGCGAAACGTCTTGCGTCTTGCAACAGAGTCGCTCGGGAACGCGCCGTCCGCGCCTTCTCTTCCTGGATCTGCCGCCAACCTAACGACGCCGTCACGGATGCCGACCTGATCAAAGTCTGGAAGGGTCTCTTCTACTGCTTCTGGCACGCAGACAAGCTTCCCGTCCAGGCCGAACTCGCCGGCCGCCTCGCCGCTCTTGTTGAAACCCTGCCTCCGCCCCTTGCCTTCAGATACTTCGAGGCCTTCCTCGTTACCATCCGACGGGAGTGGGGTGGCATCGATTTCCTACGCCTTGACAAGTTCTACCTTCTTATTAGGAAGTTCCTACGGCATGCTTTCTTGCTGCTGAGGAAGAAAGGATGGGATCCCGACCTCGTCAGCCGGATGATGGGAATATTATTGGAAAAATCGCTTCTTGCAGGCGACAATTACTTAGCCAATGGGGTCAAGTACCATCTATCGGAGGCCTTCTTGGACGAGACGAAtgatctccttcctcttcttgtgGACACACTAGACTTGGTGCTGAAGCCCTTTATTTTAGTGTTGGAAAAATCTGCGGATAGGATACTTGTGAATAAGATAAAGATAAACATGTTTGATCGGTTCCTTGAGAACGGCAGGAAGTTGCTGAATCTGATGAAAGCTGGAAGTCAGGTGGAGTTGAACACTGAAGAGGAGAAACTTGGAAAGATTACTTTGTCGCTAGCACTTTCGAAGATGTTCTTTGATGCAGCTTCAGCTTTGGAAACTCTACAAGCAAATcggaaaattttgtttaatttgcaTGAAGGTTTTCTTAAGTTGGAGAACGATTTAGAAAAATCTGGAGTGCATATCTCAGCCGAGTTCTTGGATAATGGGTGCTCACAGGATGTGAGTGGTACCGTGGTTATAGAAAGCATTGAGCAGGCTGAAATTAAGAATGAAGGTATTGAAGGTAACCCAGATGACAAACAAattaagaagaggaagaaacCAAGGGCATCTTCAGATGCTGAtcagaggaaaaagaaaaagactgATAAAATGAAATCTTTAGATTCTGTTTCGGAGAGTTATGTTGTTGAACCAAGTAGTGAGGTCGATGTAGTTAATGCTGGGATTCAGAATGGGGATATGATGGAAACCCATGAAACGATTGATTTTAATGAGTCTGTAATTTCAAACCTGCAGAGACAATTTGAGAAGGCTGCTGCTGAAGCCAGCATCCTTAATGGAAGCGATCAAATGAGTGCTTCACCAACCACACCGATAGCTAAGATTGCTGTAAAGAAGAGAAGAACAAAGGCTATATCTGCAGGAGCCAATGAAAATGGAAGCAGTCCTAACTCTGGGAGTATTACGGGAAAAAGTGGTAAGAAGGTGAGGTTTTCGATGAAGAGTAACTTGGTCTGGAAGCCAAATAGCCCTCTGCCTCCACAGAGTTTGAGATTACCTCCATCTGTTACTCCAAAAGGTAGTGCTCTTAAGAAGGGCGTTCCTCCAGGACCTATCAAGGAAACATCTTCTAAAGTTAAGAAAATGAAGGCGAAAACAAGCTCGGTAAAGAAGATCAGGATTGCTGTTAAGAGTCCTTCAGCCATCAAGCGCCTTAGAAAGCTGCAAAGTCGCTCTGTGTAG